GGAGGACCTGCTCGGCCTCGTCGACGCTGATGTCGCCTCGGGCGACGAGGTTCTCCGTGTAGAGCTTGCGCACGGAACGCTTGGCCGCGATGAGGTTGTACATGAGCGGCTGGGTCATCGAGGGGTCGTCGCCCTCGTTGTGGCCACGGCGTCGGTAGCAGATCATGTCGATGATGACGTCACGGTCGAACTGCTCGCGGAACTCGAACGCGAGCTGCGCGACACGGACGACGGCCTCGGGGTCGTCGCCGTTGACATGGAAGATCGGGACCTGCAGGCCCTTGGCGACGTCCGTGCAGTAGAGGGTCGAGCGAGACGAGGAGGGACCTGTGGTGAACCCGACCTGGTTGTTGATGATGACGTGGATCGTCCCGCCGGTGCGGTAGCCGCGCAGCTGCGACAGGTTGAGCGTCTCGGTGACGACCCCCTGTCCGGCGAACGCAGCGTCACCGTGGATGAGGATCGGCAGGACGGAGAACCCGTCGCCGCCGAGGTCGATCCGGTCCTGCTTGGCGCGGACGATGCCTTCGAGCACGGGGTCGACAGCCTCGAGGTGCGAGGGGTTGGCAGCGAGGTACACCTTGGTGCGGGCGCCGGTCTCGGAGGTGAAGGTGCCCTCCGTCCCGAGGTGGTATTTCACGTCACCGGAGCCCTGGACGCTCTTCGGGTCCTGGTTGCCCTCGAACTCCGCGAAGATCTGCGCGTAGCTCTTGCCGGCGATGTTCGACAAGATGTTGAGCCGACCACGGTGGGCCATGCCGATGCAGACCTCGTCGAGCCCCTTGTCGGCTGCCTCGGAGAGGACGGCGTCGAGCAGGGCGATGACGGACTCGCCGCCCTCGAGGGAGAAACGCTTCTGGCCGACGAACTTCGTCTGGAGGAAGGTCTCGAAGGCTTCAGCAGCGTTGAGCCGACGCAGGATGCGGAGCTGCTCCTCGCGGGGCGTGCGCTCGTAGCCGGCCTCGAGCCGGGACTGCAGCCACTTGCGCTGCGTGCGGTCAGCGAGGTGCATGTACTCGGCACCGATGCTGCGGCAGTAGGAGTCGCGCAGCAGCCCGAGGATGTCGCGCAGCGTCGCCTTCGGCTTGCTCCCGAAGCTGCTCGTCGGGAAGACGCGGTCGAGGTCCCAGAGCGTGAGGCCGTGGGTCTGCACGTCGAGGTCCGGGTGCTTGCGCTGGCGGTAGGCGAGCGGGTCCGTGTCGGCCATGAGGTGACCGCGTGAGCGGTAGGAGTGGATGAGCTCGGCGATGCGGGCAGGCTTGGCCGCTTCGGCGTCGGCGTCGATGGTGTTGTCACGGACCCAGCGCACGGGCTCGTACGGGACGCGCAGCGACGCGAAGATCCTGTCGTAGAAGCCGTCCTCACCGAGGAGCTTGACGCCGAGGATCCGCAGGAAGTCGCCCGACTGGGCGCCCTGGATGATCCGGTGGTCGTACGTCGAGGTGATGGTGAGCACCTTGGCGATCGCCATCCGGGAGAGCTGCTCGAGCGATGCACCGGCGAACTCGGCGGGGTAGTCCATCGCGCCAACGCCGATGATCGTTCCCTGCCCCTGCATGAGGCGCGGCACGGAGTGCACGGTGCCGATGGTGCCGGGGTTGGTCAAGGAGATCGTCGTTCCCTGGAAGTCCTCGACCGTGAGCTTGTTGTTGCGCGCTCGTCGGACGACGTCCTCGTACGCGGACCAGAACTGCGAGAAGTCCATCGACTCGGCGCGCTTGATGCTCGGCACGAGGAGCTGGCGGGTGCCGTCTGGCTTGGCGAGGTCGATCGCGAGGCCGAGGTTCACGTGCGCCGGCGTGACCACGGCGGGCTTGTCGGCGAGCAAGGTGTAGGCAGAGTTCATCGCTGGCATCTCGGCGAGCGCCTCGACGAGGGCGAAGCCGATGAGGTGCGTGAAGGAGATCTTTCCGCCGCGACCACGGATGAGGTGGTTGTTGATGACGATGCGGTTGTCCACCATGAGCTTGGCGGGGATCGCGCGGACCGACGTCGCGGTCGGGACGCCGAGGCTCGACTCCATGTTCGTCACCACGCGGGCTGCCGGGCCGCGGAGCTTTTGTACGTCGTCGTCGGCCGTAGAGACGGGCGTGGACGTCCGGGTCGCAGCGACCTCGGCGTAGGGCGCCGTCGCAGGCTGGGCGGTGGCGACCGGCGGCGCGGTGGGCGAGTCTGCGTGGATCGGTGCGGCCTGGTCGGCCGCGATCTGCACGTCCTGCGCCTGGCGGGTCGCCTGCGGTCCGTGCGACGAGCCGGCCGGCGCCTCCTTCGCTGGGGCGGGCACGGGAGCGGGAGCGCTGGGCGTGGGAGTCACAGGTGTGGGGCCGTCCGTCGGGGCTGTGCTCGGGCGCTTGCCGGAAGAGGCGCTCCCAGAGCGTGGGGCCTGCGGGGCAGGCGGGGTTGTCTCGGTGGTGCTGGGCGACGACGCCGGCGCTGGGCTCGTCGCGGCAGCGGTGCGCGGTGCACCGTTCTGGGGCGTCGAGCCGGATGCTGAACCGTCCGGCTCGTATCCCTCGAAGAACTCCCACCAGGCGGGATCTACCGCGTTCTTGTCCTGGAGATACTGCTCGTACAACTCGTCGACCAGCCACTCGTTCGCACCGAAGACGGCACGCACAGCGCTGGTCGATTCTGATTCAGCACTCGAAGACACGCTGAAATCGCCCACTTTCACCACGGATCACAGCCGCTCTATGCGGTCTTGGACTGTCTCAGCCTAGGGCCTAAAGACCTAGACGCGGGACCGAAGTCGCCCGAATCGCCCATCGACTTCGGGCGATTCTGACCACAGTTCTGCTAGAGGCAAACCGTGGGCAACGGGAGCCTGCTGATCGTCCAAAGGGGGCCTGTGGTTCCCCTCGGCCGAGTATGGCGTCA
This sequence is a window from Sanguibacter antarcticus. Protein-coding genes within it:
- a CDS encoding multifunctional oxoglutarate decarboxylase/oxoglutarate dehydrogenase thiamine pyrophosphate-binding subunit/dihydrolipoyllysine-residue succinyltransferase subunit, with translation MSSSAESESTSAVRAVFGANEWLVDELYEQYLQDKNAVDPAWWEFFEGYEPDGSASGSTPQNGAPRTAAATSPAPASSPSTTETTPPAPQAPRSGSASSGKRPSTAPTDGPTPVTPTPSAPAPVPAPAKEAPAGSSHGPQATRQAQDVQIAADQAAPIHADSPTAPPVATAQPATAPYAEVAATRTSTPVSTADDDVQKLRGPAARVVTNMESSLGVPTATSVRAIPAKLMVDNRIVINNHLIRGRGGKISFTHLIGFALVEALAEMPAMNSAYTLLADKPAVVTPAHVNLGLAIDLAKPDGTRQLLVPSIKRAESMDFSQFWSAYEDVVRRARNNKLTVEDFQGTTISLTNPGTIGTVHSVPRLMQGQGTIIGVGAMDYPAEFAGASLEQLSRMAIAKVLTITSTYDHRIIQGAQSGDFLRILGVKLLGEDGFYDRIFASLRVPYEPVRWVRDNTIDADAEAAKPARIAELIHSYRSRGHLMADTDPLAYRQRKHPDLDVQTHGLTLWDLDRVFPTSSFGSKPKATLRDILGLLRDSYCRSIGAEYMHLADRTQRKWLQSRLEAGYERTPREEQLRILRRLNAAEAFETFLQTKFVGQKRFSLEGGESVIALLDAVLSEAADKGLDEVCIGMAHRGRLNILSNIAGKSYAQIFAEFEGNQDPKSVQGSGDVKYHLGTEGTFTSETGARTKVYLAANPSHLEAVDPVLEGIVRAKQDRIDLGGDGFSVLPILIHGDAAFAGQGVVTETLNLSQLRGYRTGGTIHVIINNQVGFTTGPSSSRSTLYCTDVAKGLQVPIFHVNGDDPEAVVRVAQLAFEFREQFDRDVIIDMICYRRRGHNEGDDPSMTQPLMYNLIAAKRSVRKLYTENLVARGDISVDEAEQVLQDYQTQLERVFTETREGGFTPPADSEPVSGLERPESQRADAGTMVGWTTSTTQSVLDRIGHAHINPPEGFTVHPKLGQLLEKRAAMSSEGGIDWGYGEILAFGSLLMEGTPVRLAGQDSRRGTFVQRHAVMHDRETGAEWTPLLYLSGDQGKFWVYDSSLSEYAALGFEYGYSVERPDALVLWEAQFGDFVNGAQTIIDEFISSAEQKWGQNSSVVLLLPHGYEGQGPDHSSARVERFLQMCAEDNLTVAFPSTPASHFHLLRRQAYARPRRPLVVMTPKSMLRLKAAASAPEDFTSGTFREVIGDDAAAARATRGDAFDRVLICAGKVYYDLVAHREKSGDTRTAILRLEQLYPLEGAALNEALAPFGNAEVVWVQDEPENQGAWPFVALNAPEAIGRPIRVVSRSASASPAAGSAKKHQAEQAEIVERAFAR